From one Trifolium pratense cultivar HEN17-A07 linkage group LG1, ARS_RC_1.1, whole genome shotgun sequence genomic stretch:
- the LOC123882232 gene encoding cysteine-rich receptor-like protein kinase 29 isoform X3, with protein MALFLFLCFLFSIIVSQAKAGDPVSCDNNRGNYTTDSAYDNNLKTVLSSFSSHKQINYGFYNFSYGQDPNKAYAIGLCRGDLNTTQCLTNINNSFVYLRQQCPNQKEAIVWGGDFTLWYSNRSIFGIVETSPTQYLIYERNASDAERYKEALSNLMTNLTEKAASGDSRRKYDADSVSDPANFATIYGYALCMPDLSSQQCNDCLAQTVLEIPECCNGKMGGNILKPSCRIRFDPYRFFNPTIVLDSNATPPKPSSLPPSPSTTNSTSTGHNKIRTVIATAVPVAIVVLFLIFICIYLRFRKLKQMFEANNGENDDGDEDEITIVESFQFNFDTIRVATSDFSDSNKLGQGGFGVVYRGKLPDGQMIAVKRLLKDSSQGDVEFKNEVLLVAKLQHRNLVRLLGFSLEGSERLLIYEFVTNKSLDYFIFDATRKAKLNWEKRYDIIRGIARGLLYLHEDSRLRIIHRDIKASNILLDNEMNPKIADFGLARLFVIDQTQGNTNRIVGTYGYMAPEYAMHGQFSVKSDVFSFGVLILEIITGHKNSTNIGHGNDAEYLLSYVWRSWREGKAISIIDPSLNNVSANEIMRCIHIGLLCIQENVVERPTMASVALMLNSNSLTLSIPSKPAYFYGSGTRSLHDMQLWAGHIDSTTSSESKNTASNTDPYPR; from the exons AGCAGGTGATCCTGTATCCTGTGATAACAATAGAGGAAACTACACAACCGATAGCGCCTACGACAACAACCTTAAAACCGTTTTATCCAGTTTCTCTTCCCATAAACAAATTAACTATGGTTTCTACAATTTCTCATATGGTCAAGACCCCAACAAAGCATACGCCATTGGATTGTGTCGCGGAGATCTTAACACAACTCAGTGCCTTACAAACATAAACAATTCCTTTGTTTATCTCAGACAACAGTGTCCAAATCAAAAAGAAGCAATTGTCTGGGGTGGTGACTTCACTTTATGGTATTCAAATCGCTCGATTTTTGGGATCGTTGAAACTAGTCCTACACAATATTTGATTTATGAAAGGAATGCAAGTGATGCAGAACGGTATAAAGAAGCATTGAGTAACTTGATGACAAATTTAACAGAAAAAGCTGCATCAGGTGATTCTCGTCGTAAATATGATGCTGATAGTGTTAGTGATCCTGCAAATTTTGCAACCATATATGGGTATGCTCTTTGTATGCCGGATTTGTCATCGCAACAATGCAATGATTGTTTGGCTCAGACAGTTTTGGAAATTCCAGAATGTTGTAATGGGAAGATGGGAGGAAATATCCTTAAACCAAGTTGTCGTATTAGATTTGATCCTTATCGCTTCTTCAATCCGACGATTGTGTTAGATTCAAATGCAACTCCTCCTAAACCATCGTCACTACCACCTTCTCCATCCACCACCAATAGCACTTCTACAG GACACAACAAAATCCGAACTGTCATCGCCACTGCAGTTCCAGTTGCTATTGTGGTTTTGTTCCTCATTTTTATTTGCATCTATTTAAGATTCAGAAAGCTTAAACAAATGTTTGAAG CTAATAATGGAGAAAATGATGATGGAGATGAAGATGAAATTACAATTGTTGAGTCATTTCAATTTAACTTTGATACTATACGAGTTGCTACAAGTGACTTCTCCGATTCTAATAAACTTGGGCAAGGTGGATTTGGAGTTGTTTATCGA GGTAAACTACCTGATGGACAAATGATTGCTGTCAAAAGATTGTTAAAAGATTCCAGCCAAGGAGAtgtggaatttaaaaatgaagtactaTTAGTAGCCAAGCTTCAACATCGAAATTTAGTTAGACTACTTGGTTTCAGTTTAGAAGGGAGTGAAAGGCtgcttatttatgaatttgttacaaataaaagtcTTGATTACTTCATTTTTG ATGCAACCAGGAAAGCAAAGTTGAATTGGGAAAAGCGTTATGATATTATAAGAGGAATTGCTCGAGGTCTTCTTTATCTTCATGAGGATTCTCGCCTACGAATTATACATCGTGATATCAAAGCAAGCAATATTCTCTTAGACAATGAGATGAATCCTAAGATAGCCGATTTTGGATTGGCAAGATTGTTTGTTATAGATCAAACTCAAGGAAATACAAATAGAATTGTTGGAACTTA TGGATATATGGCACCTGAGTATGCAATGCATGGACAATTTTCGGTAAAATCAGATGTCTTTAGTTTTGGAGTACTGATTCTTGAGATTATAACTGGCCATAAAAATAGCACAAATATTGGTCATGGAAATGATGCAGAGTATCTATTGAGCTAT GTGTGGAGAAGCTGGAGAGAAGGGAAAGCTATAAGTATTATAGATCCATCATTAAACAATGTTTCAGCAAATGAAATAATGAGATGCATCCATATTGGTTTACTTTGTATTCAAGAAAACGTAGTTGAGAGACCAACCATGGCTTCTGTTGCACTCATGCTTAATAGTAATTCTCTCACTCTCTCAATACCTTCAAAACCTGCATATTTTTATGGAAGTGGAACTAGAAGCCTACATGATATGCAGTTATGGGCTGGACATATAGATTCAACAACTTCAAGTGAATCAAAGAACACGGCTTCAAATACCGATCCATACCCTCGCTAG